A genomic region of Thermodesulfobacteriota bacterium contains the following coding sequences:
- a CDS encoding CoB--CoM heterodisulfide reductase iron-sulfur subunit A family protein has product MEKEQIEQLCNSYADSNFGDVMVVGGGISGIQASLDLATAGFKVYLVDKAPSIGGHMAQLDKTFPTNDCSMUILSPKLVEVGRHPNIEVLTYTEVDSVEGELANFTVTLIKKPRYILEDKCTGCGTCVEYCPVQYPDPYNQDISQNKAVHIYFSQAIPLITYIDESCLYLKEKKCHICEAVCQNEAIDLNQTPEKVEVKVGAIVLSPGLEPFDPKVRNEYGYGKMQNVLTSMDYERVLCATGPYEGEVLRTSDRQHPQKIAWIQCVGSRQIIEGGHSYCSAVCCTYTQKQVILTKDHYPEAECTVFHNDIRSYGKDFELFYQRAEKLPGVRFIRSYVSIGKEKAETNNVTIRYSTPEDGVKEEEFDMVVLSVGLTPPHEFNQLAKKFGIELNSHGFCKAISSNPMETTRPGIFVSGAFQGPTDIPESVFTASAAGSQCGEFLDYRRGKLNRERIYPPERDVSQEEPRIGVFVCHCGANIGRVVDVPNTVEYALTLPDVVYSQEQLFSCATNSAKEITDMIEEKGLNRVVVAACSPRTLEPLFRDTLREAGLNQYYYDMANIREHCSWVHSKEKEAATEKAKDIIRMSVARVRHLEPLREIDLPVNKSALVVGGGIAGMTCALSIAKQGHEVHLVEKNAELGGIARRIYNTLDGMDVQAYLHDVIGKVYQHPLVHVYTDASITEATGYVGNFVTQVKSERGVSEIKHGVAVIAIGADEYKPTEYLYGKDERVLTQLELGEQINKGEEKLINAKSLVMIQCVGCRNEDRNYCSRVCCSHAVKNALKLKQLNPQMDITIIYRDMRTYGLMEDYYREASNQDVKFIRYEPDDKPQIEAVEEGGRAVLRVTTANLILGKKLAIDADYLALAAAVIPPQTNREISQLFKVSLGEDHFFKEAHVKLRPVEFATEGVYLCGIAHYPKHIPEAINQAYGAAGRALTLLSHDIVTVSGSVCEVDEKKCMGCGSCISACTYGAIEFRKTKQGKKAVVNPVICKGDGLCNAKCPTGAIFLKHFTDEELLSQIDAALPEEQINPPMDAAIGDV; this is encoded by the coding sequence GTGGAAAAAGAACAAATTGAACAGCTTTGTAACAGTTACGCTGACAGTAATTTCGGAGACGTAATGGTGGTTGGAGGAGGGATCAGTGGCATTCAAGCCTCTCTTGATCTTGCCACTGCCGGTTTTAAGGTTTATTTGGTTGACAAAGCCCCAAGCATTGGTGGCCATATGGCCCAGTTGGACAAGACCTTTCCCACCAATGACTGCTCCATGTGAATACTTTCGCCCAAACTGGTCGAGGTCGGCCGGCATCCCAACATAGAGGTCCTGACCTATACTGAAGTTGACAGTGTAGAAGGGGAATTGGCGAACTTTACAGTCACCCTGATTAAAAAGCCCAGATACATTTTAGAGGATAAATGCACCGGTTGTGGTACCTGTGTAGAATACTGCCCGGTCCAATACCCGGATCCATATAATCAGGATATATCGCAGAATAAAGCCGTTCATATATACTTTTCTCAAGCAATTCCGCTGATTACTTATATCGATGAAAGCTGTCTTTACCTTAAAGAGAAGAAATGCCATATCTGCGAAGCCGTTTGTCAGAATGAAGCCATAGATTTGAATCAAACACCGGAGAAAGTGGAAGTCAAAGTTGGGGCGATCGTTTTGTCTCCCGGACTTGAACCGTTTGATCCTAAGGTGAGAAATGAATATGGCTATGGAAAGATGCAGAATGTGTTGACCAGTATGGATTATGAACGGGTATTGTGCGCCACCGGGCCATACGAAGGTGAGGTGTTGCGTACTTCCGACAGGCAGCATCCCCAAAAGATAGCCTGGATTCAATGTGTCGGTTCCAGACAGATTATCGAAGGCGGTCACAGCTATTGTTCAGCCGTATGTTGCACCTATACCCAGAAACAGGTGATTTTGACCAAAGATCATTACCCTGAGGCCGAATGCACCGTATTTCATAATGATATCCGCTCCTATGGGAAGGATTTTGAGCTTTTCTACCAACGGGCAGAGAAACTTCCCGGTGTTCGATTTATCAGAAGTTACGTCTCCATTGGAAAGGAGAAAGCGGAAACCAACAATGTCACCATACGGTACTCTACACCCGAGGACGGGGTAAAAGAGGAAGAATTCGATATGGTGGTACTTTCCGTTGGATTGACCCCCCCCCATGAGTTTAACCAGTTGGCCAAGAAGTTCGGCATTGAGCTCAATTCACACGGATTCTGTAAAGCAATTTCTTCCAATCCCATGGAGACCACCAGGCCCGGGATATTTGTAAGTGGTGCTTTCCAAGGTCCCACCGATATTCCCGAGTCGGTTTTTACCGCCAGCGCAGCCGGCTCCCAATGTGGTGAGTTCCTTGACTACCGCCGAGGAAAGCTGAACAGAGAAAGGATATATCCACCTGAAAGGGATGTCTCACAAGAGGAGCCAAGGATAGGGGTCTTTGTATGTCACTGCGGGGCCAATATCGGAAGAGTGGTCGATGTTCCTAACACAGTTGAGTATGCCTTAACCTTACCCGATGTGGTTTACTCTCAGGAGCAGCTGTTTTCCTGTGCGACCAATTCTGCCAAAGAAATCACAGACATGATCGAGGAGAAAGGGCTTAATCGAGTGGTGGTGGCTGCCTGCTCTCCCCGGACCCTTGAACCGTTATTCCGGGATACTCTGCGGGAGGCGGGGCTGAATCAATATTATTACGACATGGCGAATATTAGAGAACACTGTTCCTGGGTCCATTCCAAAGAAAAGGAAGCCGCCACCGAAAAGGCAAAGGATATCATCCGGATGTCGGTGGCACGGGTTCGCCACCTGGAGCCATTGCGGGAAATTGACCTGCCGGTCAACAAGTCAGCGTTAGTGGTTGGTGGAGGTATCGCCGGGATGACTTGTGCGCTTTCCATTGCCAAACAGGGGCATGAGGTTCACCTGGTGGAAAAGAATGCCGAACTGGGTGGAATAGCAAGAAGAATATATAATACGCTGGACGGGATGGATGTTCAGGCCTATTTACATGATGTGATAGGTAAGGTTTACCAGCACCCCTTGGTACATGTATATACTGATGCCAGTATTACAGAGGCGACCGGCTATGTGGGGAACTTTGTCACCCAGGTGAAATCTGAAAGAGGGGTGTCTGAGATAAAACACGGGGTCGCCGTTATCGCCATTGGTGCTGATGAGTATAAACCCACCGAATACCTTTATGGAAAAGATGAAAGGGTATTGACCCAGTTAGAACTGGGAGAGCAAATCAACAAAGGAGAAGAAAAGCTGATTAACGCCAAGAGTCTGGTGATGATTCAATGCGTGGGCTGCAGAAATGAAGACAGAAATTACTGTAGCAGGGTATGTTGCAGCCATGCGGTTAAGAATGCCTTGAAACTAAAACAGTTAAACCCCCAGATGGATATCACCATTATCTATCGCGATATGAGAACCTATGGATTAATGGAGGATTATTACCGGGAAGCGTCGAATCAAGACGTCAAGTTCATTCGATATGAGCCGGATGATAAACCTCAGATAGAAGCCGTGGAAGAGGGAGGGCGGGCTGTTTTAAGGGTCACCACCGCCAATCTTATTTTAGGCAAAAAACTTGCCATAGATGCCGACTATCTTGCTTTGGCCGCTGCTGTGATCCCCCCTCAAACAAACAGAGAAATATCTCAATTATTCAAAGTCTCTTTGGGAGAGGATCATTTTTTCAAAGAAGCCCATGTCAAATTAAGACCGGTTGAGTTTGCCACCGAAGGCGTTTATCTTTGTGGAATCGCTCACTATCCTAAGCATATACCGGAAGCGATTAACCAGGCGTACGGTGCTGCAGGCCGGGCCTTAACCCTTCTGTCACATGATATAGTCACCGTTTCCGGTTCTGTTTGCGAAGTGGATGAGAAAAAGTGCATGGGGTGTGGGTCATGCATTTCGGCCTGTACCTATGGTGCCATAGAGTTTCGTAAGACCAAACAGGGCAAAAAAGCGGTGGTTAATCCGGTAATCTGCAAAGGAGATGGCCTTTGTAACGCAAAGTGCCCCACAGGGGCAATTTTTCTAAAACATTTTACCGATGAGGAACTGTTGAGCCAAATTGATGCGGCACTTCCGGAGGAACAAATAAACCCACCCATGGATGCGGCGATTGGAGATGTGTAG
- a CDS encoding (Fe-S)-binding protein: METVEPLEEVIDLIKETGGEAFKFCYECGLCDSVCPWNRVRDFSMRKIVRQAMFGLTEIENEEIWRCTSCGRCPQRCPRGVDQIAIGVSARRIATEFGVFPDPVRPIRAVSASLTGEGNPLNEERKKRADWTEGLGVKTFTEEMEILYFPGCYPSYDPRIKKVAVATANILKRAGVDFGILGSKENCCGESIRKTGNEELFKTLARENIKTFVENGVTKILVSSPHCYHTFKNEYAEFKVNFEVVHISQFLSELVSEGRLELNQECGKAVTYHDPCYLGRHNGIYDEPRETLNRIPGLELIEMPDSLEDSLCCGGGGGRIWMETPRGERFSDLRVEQAIDVGAEVLVTCCPYCIANFEDSRLTLDVTEKIEIKDITEMIQESIMGTEET, encoded by the coding sequence GTGGAGACTGTAGAACCTTTAGAAGAAGTCATCGATCTTATCAAAGAGACCGGTGGAGAAGCCTTCAAATTTTGCTATGAATGCGGATTGTGCGATTCTGTTTGTCCGTGGAACCGGGTGAGAGACTTTAGTATGCGCAAGATCGTCCGACAGGCGATGTTCGGTTTGACAGAGATAGAAAATGAAGAGATATGGCGCTGTACGAGTTGTGGAAGATGTCCCCAGCGGTGTCCCAGGGGCGTGGATCAAATCGCAATTGGGGTATCCGCACGCAGAATTGCCACGGAATTTGGGGTTTTCCCCGATCCCGTTCGTCCCATTCGCGCTGTGAGTGCAAGCCTCACCGGCGAAGGCAACCCGTTAAATGAAGAGCGAAAAAAGAGAGCCGATTGGACAGAAGGACTGGGGGTAAAAACGTTTACCGAAGAGATGGAAATTTTATACTTCCCCGGCTGCTACCCCAGCTATGACCCAAGAATAAAAAAGGTGGCTGTGGCCACAGCCAATATACTTAAAAGGGCGGGGGTAGATTTCGGTATACTGGGGTCCAAGGAGAATTGCTGTGGGGAAAGCATCCGCAAGACGGGTAATGAAGAATTGTTCAAAACCTTGGCCAGGGAAAACATCAAAACGTTTGTTGAAAACGGGGTAACAAAAATCCTGGTTTCTTCCCCTCATTGCTACCATACCTTTAAAAACGAGTATGCCGAATTTAAAGTGAATTTTGAAGTGGTTCATATCAGCCAATTTTTATCAGAACTGGTGAGTGAAGGAAGGCTTGAGCTTAATCAGGAGTGTGGTAAGGCGGTGACTTATCATGACCCGTGTTACCTGGGTCGACACAATGGTATATATGACGAACCCCGCGAGACCCTAAACAGAATACCAGGCTTAGAGCTGATTGAGATGCCTGATTCACTGGAAGACAGCCTTTGCTGCGGAGGGGGAGGGGGCAGGATTTGGATGGAAACCCCGAGAGGTGAAAGATTTTCCGACCTGAGGGTGGAACAGGCGATTGATGTCGGGGCTGAAGTACTGGTGACCTGCTGCCCGTACTGCATCGCCAATTTTGAGGATAGCCGATTGACCCTGGATGTGACCGAAAAGATAGAAATTAAAGACATCACGGAAATGATCCAGGAATCGATTATGGGAACCGAAGAAACCTGA
- a CDS encoding (4Fe-4S)-binding protein yields the protein MKGDKTKKLIKTIKVDVDKCNGCRACEVICSAYHATPKYSSNNPARSRIRVIRYPLQDIYVPVYAGEYTPAECAGRDKYVIDGKEYEECAFCRASCPSRDEFKEPDSGLPLKCDMCEDEDEPLCVKWCLNDALIYEEREEEVEEEEEQEELEIGLESLADKYGIQTIMDTVARMSKKGSTI from the coding sequence TTGAAGGGTGATAAAACAAAGAAACTGATTAAAACAATAAAAGTTGATGTGGATAAGTGCAATGGCTGTCGGGCATGTGAGGTCATCTGCTCCGCCTATCACGCTACACCCAAATATAGCAGCAATAATCCGGCGAGGTCTCGTATTCGGGTGATTCGATATCCGCTGCAGGACATATATGTTCCGGTATACGCGGGAGAGTATACGCCGGCCGAATGTGCGGGCAGAGATAAATATGTGATCGACGGAAAGGAATACGAAGAATGTGCCTTTTGCAGGGCGTCATGTCCGTCCAGAGACGAGTTCAAGGAGCCCGATTCGGGGCTTCCGCTAAAATGCGATATGTGTGAGGATGAAGATGAGCCCCTGTGTGTGAAATGGTGTTTAAATGATGCCCTGATTTACGAGGAAAGGGAAGAGGAAGTGGAAGAAGAGGAGGAGCAAGAGGAACTGGAGATTGGCTTGGAATCATTGGCAGACAAATATGGAATACAGACCATAATGGATACCGTTGCCCGAATGTCAAAAAAGGGCTCAACCATTTAG
- a CDS encoding aldehyde ferredoxin oxidoreductase N-terminal domain-containing protein, with protein MRYAETGFNLEVDLSRGNIERVATDPKDTELYLGGLGTNAKILWDRVPPEVEPFSPENLLIFAAGLLCGTPATGCNRTIVSTISPQTRLMAFSMMGGFWAPELKYAGYDKVILRGKSPDLVYLWINNDKVEIRDAAHLKGKGAVETAELIRQELNEPKAQVAAIGLAGENRVYFASIEQGRSSASRLGIGAVMGDKGVKAVVVRGTKDIHVAQPEEYMALCNEVLEYIKFRNDNPIPGVMPILAGLGSPQEMKVHDEKWHTENFMWGNSRVRRRDFWNEEVEKEWMETMDSMRTRLISCYNCPMTCGATISPPGRPTYMMKCFSKLTYTMAAMSNLEFGLGIAQSATEYGVDGFSAPQVMAFALELLENGILTDKDFPKMPDDNEGKFYYLLDKIVRREGIGDVLANGTYWAAKEIGNGAEEYAHNNIKKHEQLPLKLSMLNPVYFLMYCTGEKINITQIEGQFPQAPYPKREHREAFVKDWFQVPDEKFKQYFLDWEPRGENSNPYYPTVQMSCDIVDWQEKMHYIDDALGMCAGLSSFPLKPPYHIHNYPKFISSGAGIDMDEDKLSQAAKRYRTLVRANNIRRGMSRKDEKPPEDHWKKRFPELEKELLDTYYQFKGWNEEGIPTTESLNELGLNYVSEDFLQRGILTDDENVSAKKASAAKKKK; from the coding sequence ATGAGGTATGCAGAGACAGGGTTTAACTTGGAAGTGGATCTGAGCCGGGGAAACATTGAGAGAGTCGCCACGGACCCAAAAGACACCGAGCTTTATCTGGGGGGTCTGGGTACGAACGCCAAAATATTATGGGACAGGGTTCCTCCTGAAGTGGAACCCTTTTCTCCTGAAAATTTACTCATATTTGCCGCCGGCCTTTTATGTGGCACACCAGCCACAGGATGTAACCGTACCATTGTTTCTACCATTTCTCCTCAGACCAGATTAATGGCGTTTTCCATGATGGGAGGGTTTTGGGCACCCGAACTGAAGTATGCCGGTTATGACAAAGTCATCCTTCGCGGCAAATCCCCCGATCTGGTTTATTTGTGGATAAACAATGACAAAGTGGAAATACGTGATGCCGCTCATTTGAAAGGAAAAGGCGCTGTTGAAACCGCAGAACTCATTCGACAGGAATTGAATGAGCCGAAAGCCCAGGTAGCTGCCATCGGACTGGCAGGTGAAAACAGGGTTTATTTTGCTTCCATAGAACAGGGACGCTCCAGTGCCAGCCGGTTGGGAATAGGCGCTGTTATGGGAGACAAAGGGGTAAAGGCGGTGGTTGTTCGTGGAACAAAAGATATTCATGTCGCCCAACCGGAGGAATACATGGCGCTTTGCAACGAAGTGCTGGAATATATTAAATTCCGTAATGATAATCCGATCCCTGGGGTCATGCCTATTTTAGCCGGCCTTGGATCGCCACAGGAGATGAAAGTCCATGATGAGAAGTGGCACACCGAAAATTTCATGTGGGGAAACTCCCGCGTGCGCAGGAGAGATTTTTGGAACGAGGAGGTCGAAAAAGAATGGATGGAAACCATGGACAGTATGCGGACCCGACTCATCAGTTGCTATAACTGTCCCATGACCTGCGGGGCAACCATTTCGCCCCCGGGACGGCCAACCTACATGATGAAATGTTTCTCCAAGCTGACCTATACCATGGCGGCCATGTCAAATCTGGAATTTGGTTTGGGTATCGCTCAAAGCGCTACGGAGTACGGGGTGGACGGGTTCTCTGCCCCGCAAGTGATGGCCTTTGCCCTTGAACTTTTAGAAAACGGCATTTTGACGGATAAAGATTTTCCTAAAATGCCAGATGATAATGAGGGAAAATTCTACTATTTACTCGATAAAATTGTCCGGCGGGAAGGAATAGGAGATGTGTTGGCCAATGGTACCTATTGGGCGGCAAAAGAGATCGGCAACGGCGCGGAAGAATATGCCCACAATAATATTAAGAAGCATGAACAGCTTCCTCTCAAACTGTCCATGCTGAATCCGGTTTATTTTTTAATGTACTGTACCGGCGAAAAGATAAACATTACCCAGATTGAAGGACAGTTTCCCCAGGCGCCTTATCCTAAGAGAGAACATCGAGAAGCGTTTGTCAAGGACTGGTTTCAGGTTCCTGATGAAAAGTTCAAGCAGTACTTTCTGGACTGGGAACCACGCGGCGAAAACTCAAATCCTTATTATCCAACGGTTCAAATGTCCTGTGATATTGTCGACTGGCAAGAGAAAATGCATTACATTGATGATGCCCTCGGGATGTGCGCCGGTTTGTCCTCATTTCCGCTTAAACCTCCCTATCATATACACAATTACCCGAAATTTATCTCATCAGGGGCCGGGATCGATATGGATGAAGACAAACTGTCCCAGGCCGCCAAAAGGTATCGGACATTGGTCAGAGCCAATAATATCAGAAGGGGCATGAGCAGAAAAGATGAGAAACCCCCTGAGGACCATTGGAAGAAAAGATTTCCCGAACTTGAAAAGGAACTTCTGGATACCTACTATCAATTCAAGGGGTGGAATGAGGAAGGTATTCCCACCACGGAGTCTTTAAATGAACTGGGTTTGAATTACGTGAGCGAAGACTTCCTTCAGCGAGGGATCTTGACGGATGATGAAAATGTTTCTGCTAAAAAGGCTTCAGCAGCAAAAAAGAAAAAATAG
- a CDS encoding 4Fe-4S dicluster domain-containing protein, with protein sequence MEPNNKVLMINYEKCTGCRLCELVCAVKHDGISNPIRSRIRVMKWEQEGLYIPMSCQQCQDAPCMNACPVKAIFRNDELARVEVDYDICIGCRTCVSVCPFGAMTFNYIDRKVAKCDLCDGDPQCVRFCEVNAIEYVDASDVAVLKQKEAAKKLSAAQKKASDLQAAA encoded by the coding sequence ATGGAACCCAATAATAAAGTTCTGATGATAAATTATGAAAAGTGCACCGGTTGCAGGCTATGCGAACTTGTTTGTGCGGTAAAGCATGACGGCATATCCAATCCCATTCGAAGTCGTATTAGGGTGATGAAATGGGAACAGGAGGGCCTGTATATCCCCATGTCATGTCAGCAGTGTCAGGACGCGCCTTGTATGAATGCATGCCCGGTAAAAGCAATTTTCCGTAATGACGAATTGGCCCGGGTGGAAGTTGATTATGACATTTGTATCGGATGTCGCACCTGTGTGTCTGTCTGTCCTTTCGGAGCCATGACCTTCAACTATATTGATAGAAAAGTAGCCAAGTGCGATCTGTGCGACGGCGACCCCCAGTGCGTTCGTTTTTGCGAAGTGAACGCCATAGAGTACGTCGATGCTTCCGATGTTGCCGTATTGAAACAGAAAGAGGCTGCAAAAAAGCTTTCAGCTGCACAAAAAAAGGCGTCTGACCTCCAAGCTGCCGCATAA
- a CDS encoding aldehyde ferredoxin oxidoreductase family protein — translation MALNRKIAYINLSTGEIETKPIPLDIRKKFLGGRGLDAYLLLNHTKKGCDPLGPDNTLMISGGILTATCASATARTHIMAKSPLTGLLGSANMGGFFAPELAWAGFHHLVIKGKAKKPVYLFIHNGEIKILDAANLWGKTTTETQWAIRDELGDQEVKSCVIGPAGENLVRFANVMTGIKNSAGRTGMGCVMGSKNLKAVAVRGTMDIKIAHPVEAFEYNKRFIDQITSAKVNQTQGTLGTPFIWGATNSWGGIRTRNFQYNQCLNADDIEPERIDEICEETMGPYHMTGCFGCQVHCRAQYKIPSGPYAGKYDEGPEYTSQGAFGGEPDCKSAETVLTGNHLVDQYGMDNLEVGSIISWAMELYELGIITTKETDGLDLKFGNDEALLEMVHRICFRKGWLGDTLADGGIPAAEKIGKNSFDYLIQVKGMNNLHSDERATPALALNVATASRGSDHLRSRPAIDLYHLPEKVLRKIYSNPVPYDGPLSSEHTSYEGKPWQVFWQENCYMAVDCLGICKYHTTFLGATLPNFEDWSKVIYYNTGLELTPTEIWEIAERCNNLERLFNIREGLTRNDLAKGDMLNHRYFDEPCRRGAPDVIGEKIDKDKFIKMVDELYEHKGFDKNGVPKPKTLKRLGINKEPSHLL, via the coding sequence ATGGCATTAAACAGAAAGATAGCATATATCAATCTCTCCACCGGAGAGATTGAAACAAAGCCTATCCCGCTCGATATACGAAAGAAATTTTTAGGCGGCAGAGGCCTGGACGCATATCTGCTTTTGAATCATACCAAAAAGGGTTGCGATCCTCTCGGACCTGACAACACACTCATGATAAGCGGAGGCATCTTAACTGCCACATGTGCTTCTGCAACGGCAAGAACACATATTATGGCCAAATCTCCACTGACCGGACTCCTCGGCAGTGCCAACATGGGTGGTTTTTTTGCCCCCGAGCTGGCATGGGCGGGATTTCATCACTTGGTCATAAAGGGAAAGGCTAAGAAACCGGTGTACCTTTTTATTCACAATGGTGAAATAAAAATACTTGATGCCGCCAACCTGTGGGGAAAAACCACCACTGAAACGCAATGGGCCATAAGAGATGAACTCGGCGATCAGGAGGTAAAAAGCTGCGTCATCGGTCCTGCGGGTGAAAACCTGGTAAGATTTGCCAATGTAATGACCGGAATAAAAAATTCGGCTGGAAGAACAGGCATGGGCTGCGTAATGGGCTCAAAAAACCTCAAGGCTGTTGCCGTCAGAGGGACCATGGATATTAAGATCGCACATCCGGTCGAAGCCTTCGAATATAACAAGCGCTTTATTGATCAGATTACAAGCGCCAAAGTCAACCAGACCCAGGGAACCCTTGGGACACCCTTTATTTGGGGCGCAACCAATTCATGGGGCGGAATAAGAACGCGAAATTTTCAGTATAACCAATGCTTAAATGCGGATGATATCGAGCCTGAGCGCATTGATGAGATTTGTGAGGAAACCATGGGACCGTATCATATGACCGGTTGCTTCGGCTGTCAGGTACATTGCCGTGCCCAGTACAAAATCCCTTCAGGCCCCTATGCAGGGAAATATGATGAAGGGCCGGAATACACCTCACAGGGCGCTTTTGGCGGAGAACCGGATTGCAAGAGTGCAGAAACCGTTTTAACCGGGAATCATTTGGTGGATCAGTATGGCATGGACAACCTTGAAGTTGGAAGCATTATTTCATGGGCCATGGAACTCTATGAACTGGGAATAATTACCACCAAAGAAACCGACGGTCTGGATTTGAAATTTGGAAATGACGAAGCGCTTCTTGAAATGGTTCACCGAATATGTTTCAGAAAGGGATGGCTGGGTGATACACTGGCGGACGGCGGAATTCCTGCTGCTGAAAAAATCGGAAAGAATTCGTTTGACTATCTGATCCAGGTTAAAGGTATGAACAACCTCCACTCTGATGAAAGGGCCACTCCTGCTCTGGCACTTAATGTTGCCACTGCCTCCAGAGGTTCTGATCATTTGAGAAGTCGTCCTGCCATTGATCTTTATCATCTACCGGAGAAAGTGTTAAGAAAAATTTATAGCAATCCGGTTCCTTATGATGGCCCCCTGAGTTCGGAGCATACGTCTTACGAGGGCAAACCATGGCAGGTTTTCTGGCAGGAAAACTGTTACATGGCTGTAGATTGTCTCGGTATATGCAAATATCATACAACCTTTTTAGGGGCAACGCTTCCAAATTTTGAGGACTGGTCTAAAGTGATTTATTACAATACCGGTCTGGAACTGACTCCTACAGAAATTTGGGAAATAGCGGAAAGATGCAATAATCTTGAAAGGTTGTTCAATATTAGAGAAGGTTTGACTAGAAATGATCTGGCTAAGGGAGATATGCTAAATCATCGCTATTTTGATGAACCATGCAGACGTGGGGCTCCGGATGTAATCGGAGAAAAAATTGACAAGGACAAGTTTATTAAAATGGTTGATGAACTATATGAACACAAGGGTTTTGATAAAAACGGCGTTCCAAAACCAAAGACACTAAAAAGACTGGGTATTAACAAAGAGCCGTCTCATCTTTTGTGA